A single Parabacteroides timonensis DNA region contains:
- a CDS encoding DUF6261 family protein, producing the protein MGTFLQISSFSRHNLNNAEYTNFLMRFIKLLPLVAEEEDDRPVIESLQNDDEKELGAPALSVPAEMITRLKELIEKLVDLSRETRSHVETDELAEIDKQRDNLAAYIVNRIAKSATLPLETERKAGKLLYNTAKVYRNVGRLPVAQETVTIKGMLADLSKPEFAEAIATLGLQPYMDELKTQNDMYEQLVAQRDAARSTARTLEYSKELRKQADLLYDDITDLAFASNVLKPSIESTTFINDLNSLTATVQAARNQRSSAPVSKTEPDEGNDKPDKDDDRPIL; encoded by the coding sequence ATGGGAACATTTTTGCAAATATCAAGCTTTTCAAGACATAATCTCAACAACGCCGAGTACACCAACTTCCTGATGCGCTTCATCAAACTGCTTCCCCTGGTAGCCGAAGAAGAAGATGACCGCCCCGTCATCGAAAGCCTGCAAAACGATGACGAAAAAGAGTTAGGCGCACCGGCACTCTCCGTTCCCGCTGAGATGATTACACGGCTGAAAGAACTCATCGAAAAACTCGTCGACCTCAGCCGCGAAACACGCTCGCACGTCGAAACCGACGAACTCGCCGAAATAGACAAGCAGCGCGACAACCTGGCGGCATACATCGTCAACCGCATCGCCAAATCTGCCACCCTGCCCCTCGAAACGGAGCGCAAGGCAGGCAAGCTGCTCTACAACACCGCCAAGGTCTACCGTAATGTGGGCCGTCTGCCTGTCGCACAGGAAACGGTCACTATCAAAGGAATGCTAGCCGACCTCTCTAAACCTGAATTTGCCGAAGCTATCGCCACGCTGGGACTGCAACCCTACATGGACGAACTGAAAACACAAAATGATATGTACGAACAACTCGTCGCCCAGCGCGATGCCGCACGCTCGACGGCACGCACGCTGGAGTACAGCAAGGAGCTGCGCAAGCAGGCCGACCTGCTCTATGACGACATCACCGACCTGGCCTTCGCCAGCAACGTGCTCAAACCCAGTATCGAAAGCACAACTTTCATCAACGACCTTAACTCGCTGACCGCCACCGTGCAGGCGGCACGCAACCAACGCTCTTCCGCCCCGGTCAGCAAGACGGAGCCGGACGAGGGCAACGACAAGCCGGACAAGGACGACGACCGTCCTATCCTCTAA
- the proC gene encoding pyrroline-5-carboxylate reductase, whose product MKITIIGAGNIGGAIARGLAKGNMFKASDITCTAQSQATLDKMKAANPDFVLSLNNIEAVKGADIIVIAVKPWRVEEIIDQVKGVLDYDKQIIVSVAAGITFDTLNSYLTKNTSYEDWVTPALFRIMPNTAIEVLSSMTFVSAHNATPEQSELIINIFNELGNAMLVEERLMGAGTALASSGIAFALRYIRAAIEGGVELGFYPKQAQEIVVHTVKGATDLLLENKSNPEMEIDKVTTPGGITIKGLNEMELSGFTSSVIRGLKASK is encoded by the coding sequence ATGAAAATAACTATCATCGGAGCCGGAAATATCGGTGGTGCTATCGCCCGGGGACTGGCAAAAGGAAATATGTTCAAAGCATCGGATATCACCTGTACGGCACAGTCGCAAGCAACGTTGGACAAAATGAAAGCAGCCAATCCTGATTTCGTGTTGTCGCTCAACAACATCGAAGCTGTTAAAGGAGCAGACATCATCGTCATCGCGGTAAAGCCCTGGCGGGTGGAAGAGATCATCGACCAGGTAAAAGGAGTGCTCGATTACGACAAACAGATCATCGTTTCAGTGGCTGCCGGCATCACCTTCGATACACTGAATTCTTATCTCACCAAAAATACCAGTTACGAAGACTGGGTAACCCCGGCCCTTTTCCGTATCATGCCTAACACGGCTATCGAGGTACTGAGCAGTATGACTTTTGTCTCCGCCCATAACGCGACACCGGAACAGAGCGAACTGATTATCAATATATTCAATGAGCTTGGTAATGCCATGTTGGTTGAAGAGCGCCTGATGGGTGCCGGTACGGCTTTGGCTTCCAGCGGTATAGCTTTCGCCCTTCGTTATATCCGTGCCGCCATCGAAGGTGGCGTCGAATTGGGTTTCTATCCGAAGCAGGCACAGGAAATCGTTGTCCACACCGTAAAAGGAGCAACCGACCTGCTATTGGAAAACAAAAGTAACCCGGAAATGGAAATCGACAAAGTCACCACTCCCGGCGGTATAACAATCAAAGGGTTGAATGAAATGGAACTATCCGGTTTCACCTCTTCTGTCATCAGAGGATTGAAAGCCAGTAAATAA
- a CDS encoding proline dehydrogenase family protein → MLDFDNTEIAFSSKSQSELKNAYLLFNTIKYPWLVKCASVASNIALKIHFPLAWAVKPTLYKQFVGGETLQDCTKAIDHLRQFNVRSTLDFSAEGEQTPEGIQATFEETIRSIDFAKGNSNLAYAVFKPSTITTDELLAKASEKRSELTIEEVKAFREFRERFMAFCQRAYENDVRLIVDAEDYCFQDALDELTDEAMRKYNKKRAIVFATLQMYRHDRMPYLRRILDDAKEKGYIAGVKFVRGAYMEAERARAAALGYPDPICKDKKTTDENFNEAVRFTMDHLDHFEMFMGTHNEESNYKLAKLMDEKGIKRDDQRIYFAQLLGMSDNISFNLAHEGFNVTKYVPYAPVRDVLPYLIRRAEENTSVAGQTSRELKMLQSEMNRRKNAKK, encoded by the coding sequence ATGTTAGACTTTGATAATACCGAGATTGCTTTTTCATCTAAATCGCAATCAGAATTGAAAAACGCTTATTTACTGTTTAATACAATCAAATACCCGTGGCTGGTAAAGTGTGCAAGTGTAGCCAGCAATATTGCCTTAAAGATCCATTTTCCTTTGGCCTGGGCTGTGAAGCCTACTTTATATAAACAGTTTGTAGGAGGGGAAACACTTCAGGACTGTACGAAGGCTATCGACCATCTCCGACAATTCAATGTACGTTCCACCCTCGACTTTTCGGCTGAAGGCGAACAGACTCCTGAAGGTATCCAGGCTACATTCGAAGAGACGATACGTTCGATCGACTTTGCCAAAGGTAATTCTAATCTGGCTTATGCTGTTTTCAAACCTTCTACCATTACGACCGATGAGCTACTTGCCAAAGCTTCTGAAAAACGAAGTGAGTTGACCATAGAAGAGGTAAAAGCATTCCGCGAATTCAGGGAACGTTTCATGGCTTTCTGCCAGCGTGCTTATGAGAATGATGTACGTCTGATCGTGGATGCCGAAGATTATTGTTTCCAGGATGCCCTGGACGAACTGACCGACGAGGCGATGCGGAAATACAATAAAAAGCGTGCCATCGTATTCGCAACTTTGCAGATGTATCGTCACGACCGTATGCCGTATCTGCGGCGTATATTGGATGATGCCAAAGAAAAGGGGTATATAGCCGGTGTTAAGTTCGTACGTGGTGCTTATATGGAAGCAGAGCGTGCGCGTGCTGCCGCATTGGGTTATCCTGATCCTATCTGCAAAGATAAAAAGACTACGGACGAGAATTTTAATGAAGCTGTTCGCTTCACTATGGATCATCTGGATCATTTTGAAATGTTTATGGGAACTCATAATGAAGAGAGTAACTATAAACTGGCCAAACTGATGGACGAAAAAGGCATTAAGCGTGATGACCAGCGTATTTACTTTGCCCAGTTGCTTGGTATGAGTGATAATATTTCATTCAACCTGGCACACGAAGGTTTTAATGTGACAAAATATGTTCCGTACGCCCCGGTAAGAGATGTATTACCTTACCTGATCCGTCGGGCAGAGGAAAACACTTCGGTTGCAGGACAGACAAGTCGCGAATTGAAGATGTTACAATCGGAAATGAATCGGCGTAAGAATGCTAAAAAATAA